In one Magallana gigas chromosome 7, xbMagGiga1.1, whole genome shotgun sequence genomic region, the following are encoded:
- the LOC105335249 gene encoding asparagine synthetase domain-containing protein 1, which yields MCGICCALFRGQKPGKLDFSCSRLKNRGPDASSQAAVDIDPQTHLVLTGHVLHMRGCLTPQPATDKAGNFLQWNGEIFGGLQVGPNENDTALLLSKLSEKSDVEHILGTLSSVQGPWAFIYWQEKTKKLWFGRDFFGRRSLCWHLPQSSTDPFLLTSVRQNTEELVEVPSIGIYSVTLTQTDCLHITVYSWSEAVWPGTMDLVTSDNLHLGLVGGIDGNVQFCLHSDLHLAKCIPPLNRSLPDIDTCKVMTESPNSVISNLLQDAQFNSCVDHLIEILLQSVTLRVFNQVIWAQTKRLDSELNASPHNSTQQTVETSSVADQIQPQAQRDLSHDQNLEQPGDGVITGQSKVAILFSGGVDSAVITALVDKCLPSHESVDLINVAFERNVQQKNRKPDEEEKWNVPDRQTGLLALQELNPERKWNFVMVNISIAELQRQRSEHIRHLVYPLETVLDDSIGCAVWFAARGEGILGNGDHAGKPYKSSSKVILCGMGADEQFAGYSRHRGKFEELGWQGLIDEVEMEVQRISARNLGRDDRIITDHGKEARFPFLDENVVSYLQTLPVHIKADLRYPRGLGEKILLRACAVKLGLIKSALFPKRAIQFGSRIAKTENNKEKASEKCSRLADPT from the exons ATGTGCGGAATTTGTTGCGCTTTGTTTCGAGGGCAGAAACCG GGCAAGTTAGATTTCTCGTGCTCCAGACTAAAAAACAGGGGTCCGGATGCGAGTTCTCAAGCTGCGGTGGATATTGATCCTCAGACACACTTAGTCCTTACTGGACATGTCCTACATATGAGAGGATGTTTAACTCCGCAGCCCGCCACGGACAAAGCGGGAAATTTTCTCCAGTGGAATGGAGAGATATTTGGAGGCTTACAG gttGGTCCAAATGAAAATGACACAGCATTGTTGTTAAGTAAATTGTCAGAAAAGTCAGATGTGGAACACATTCTTGGAACTTTGTCCAGTGTACAAGGTCCATGGGCATTCATCTACTGGCAG GAAAAAACGAAGAAACTGTGGTTTGGAAGAGACTTCTTTGGAAGAAGGAGCTTGTGTTGGCATCTTCCCCAATCATCAACAGACCCATTCCTTCTGACATCAGTACGCCAAAACACAGAG GAGTTGGTTGAGGTACCTTCTATTGGGATTTATTCTGTGACTTTGACACAAACTGACTGTTTACACATTACAGTGTATAGTTGGTCTGAAGCAGTCTGGCCAGGAACAATGGACTTGGTAACAAGTGACAACCTTCACCTTGGGTTGGTGGGGGGCATTGACGGTAACGTTCAGTTCTGTCTTCATTCTGACCTTCACCTTGCCAAATGTATTCCACCTTTAAACAGAAGTCTCCCAGATATTGATACCTGTAAGGTCATGACAGAGAGTCCAAATTCAGTGATAAGTAACTTGCTACAGGATGCTCAGTTCAATTCTTGCGTCGATCACCTCATCGAAATCCTGCTGCAGAGTGTCACACTGCGAGTGTTTAACCAGGTCATATGGGCTCAGACTAAGAGACTTGACAGTGAACTCAATGCATCACCCCACAACTCGACTCAGCAGACTGTAGAAACTAGTTCTGTAGCTGATCAAATACAACCTCAGGCACAGAGAGATTTATCTCATGACCAAAATCTGGAACAACCAGGGGACGGAGTGATTACAGGTCAATCCAAAGTGGCAATTCTCTTCTCAGGAGGCGTGGACTCAGCAGTTATAACAGCACTTGTTGACAA GTGTCTTCCCAGCCATGAGTCAGTGGATCTGATCAATGTTGCTTTTGAGAGGAATGTTCAGCAAAAAAATAG AAAACCCGATGAGGAAGAGAAGTGGAATGTACCTGATCGACAGACAGGACTTCTGGCTCTGCAGGAACTGAACCCCGAGAGGAAGTGGAACTTTGTCATG GTAAATATCAGCATTGCTGAATTACAAAGACAAAG ATCCGAACATATCCGCCATCTTGTATATCCCTTGGAGACTGTGCTGGATGACAGTATTGGCTGTGCTGTTTGGTTTGCCGCCCGAGGGGAAGGAATTCTGGGTAATGGAGATCATGCTGGAAAGCCATACAAAAGCAGTTCAAAG GTGATTCTGTGTGGTATGGGGGCCGACGAACAGTTTGCTGGCTACTCCAGACACAGGGGAAAGTTTGA aGAACTTGGCTGGCAGGGCCTCATAGATGAGGTGGAGATGGAGGTTCAGAGAATTTCTGCCAGAAACCTTGGAAGGGATGACAG AATTATAACAGACCATGGGAAGGAAGCCAGGTTTCCATTTCTTGATGAGAATGTGGTGTCTTATCTCCAAACCCTTCCAGTGCACATCAAG GCGGACTTGCGCTACCCCCGGGGTCTTGGGGAGAAGATTCTACTGAGAGCCTGTGCTGTAAAGCTTGGCCTGATCAAGTCAGCTTTGTTTCCTAAGAGAGCCATTCAGTTTGGATCAAGGATAGCAAAAACTGAGAACAATAAAGAGAAAGCCTCGGAGAAATGTTCCCGTCTGGCCGATCCCACATGA
- the LOC105335251 gene encoding serine/threonine-protein kinase STK11 produces MAGHEMVHNAMYAPHEYDAGISSVDQISFLNGEDDIPRITRIDSAEVVYRAHRRAKLVGKYLMGDILGEGSYGKVKEALDTETLQRRAIKIIKRRKLRKINNGEQNVKREIQLLKRLKHRHIIDLSDLLENEEKQKMYMIMEYCVGELQELLEAAPDKRFPIFQAHRYFRQLVEGLEYLHSQGIVHKDIKPGNLLLSTEEILKITDLGVAEAIDAFARDDTCHTSQGTPAFQPPEIANGLESFSGFKVDIWSSGVTLYNMTTGVYPFEGDNIFKLFENIGKGQYQIPDGVEDNLKDLLTGMLQYEAANRIALEDIKKHDWVRRKHPVTPGFVAFKPIQGHEDMLRGFTVIPYLEDLHFHNSEEEEDEDYEDHYYSNMINTHPHAEPAVAGAQNSNNCESHEAEKKKKRKTKSGLLSSCHPS; encoded by the exons ATGGCAGGCCATGAAATGGTGCACAATGCCATGTACGCACCACACGAATACGATGCTGGAATTTCTTCAGTAGACCAAATAAGTTTTCTAAACGGAGAAGATGACATTCCAAGAATCACGCGAATCGACTCGGCGGAGGTTGTGTACAGAGCTCACAGAAGGGCCAAACTAGTGGGGAAATATTTAATGGGGGACATTTTAGGGGAGGGTTCATATGGAAAAGTTAAAGAAGCTCTAGATACAGAAACATTACAAAGACgtgcaattaaaataatcaagaggAGAAAACTGAGGAAAATAAACAACGGGGAGCAAAATGTGAAAAG AGAAATTCAACTTTTAAAGCGATTAAAGCACCGACACATCATTGATCTATCAGACCTGcttgaaaatgaagaaaaacaaaaaat GTATATGATCATGGAGTACTGTGTTGGAGAACTACAGGAATTATTGGAAGCTGCTCCTGATAAAAGATTTCCAATATTTCAGGCTCACAG GTACTTCAGACAGCTGGTTGAGGGATTGGAATATCTACACTCCCAGGGCATTGTTCACAAAGACATCAAGCCAGGCAACTTACTTTTATCAACAGAGgaaattctaaaaataactgACCTAGGTGTTGCAGAG GCCATCGATGCATTTGCGAGGGATGACACTTGCCACACCAGTCAGGGAACACCAGCATTCCAACCTCCCGAGATTGCCAATGGATTGGAGTCTTTCTCTGGTTTCAAAGTGGACATCTGGTCCAGCGGGGTCACCCT GTACAACATGACAACAGGTGTGTACCCGTTTGAAGGAGACaacatatttaaattatttgaaaacatTGGCAAAGGTCAGTACCAGATTCCAGATGGAGTGGAGGACAATCTGAAAGACCTGCTCACAG GCATGCTACAGTATGAGGCAGCAAACAGAATAGCTTTAGAAGATATTAAGAAACATGA TTGGGTGAGGAGGAAACACCCCGTGACTCCGGGGTTCGTGGCGTTTAAGCCGATTCAGGGACACGAGGACATGTTGCGAGGGTTCACAGTGATTCCATACCTGGAGGACCTCCACTTTCACAACAGTGAGGAGGAGGAGGACGAGGATTACGAGGACCATTACTACTCCAACATGATCAACACGCATCCTCATGCCGAGCCCGCTGTGGCTGGTGCTCAGA aCTCAAACAATTGTGAATCACATGAAGcagagaagaaaaagaagagaaaGACTAAAAGTGGACTGTTAAGCTCCTGTCATCCCTCGTAA